The proteins below are encoded in one region of Opisthocomus hoazin isolate bOpiHoa1 chromosome 26, bOpiHoa1.hap1, whole genome shotgun sequence:
- the EPOP gene encoding elongin BC and Polycomb repressive complex 2-associated protein, which translates to MFLTCEGTFGIVPATMDYNGGARPGDFHAGYQEIEGINLGYLQINGTQMFALAQVLSDLFKDIPRTTISKKMETLKIKSRRCDLKELRTLKAIHSVPTRAVKCSLISKADLEALCTSCKSLSPRRRKRKRKSKRREQLLLPDPGGLFPCPRPQLLQPCRAGGCCAPAPPGPPKPPPAFPKPRSAPAPLLPQPFHRALPAFPKPLRGRRGCGLAGGLFAGVLAGYPRDLALLHPAAALPSAQVAALAPRGRCKGLFAPEKGSAGGRKGRPPGSKRQGTSAGYSSDSDSSLDFGGSSPATSSDSSEEEEEEEEEEEEGDTSCSSEEGSSSESESSSLCSGDSVQSTRYRQAALPRFQTQPPREPLGEEHPAEPPPSKALRPDPDLLFLSQQLWARTLRASTLESLSPVPAPGSGAQALPELYAKQEASLSPSPSSSSSSSSSSSSPPPSPSSTPGGNPQQKEGGFGDAEPRAEGKDLHKDASNKGAPAGPGDRGERQSGALTGPEPAPGSAPQPPTQELAGGVGPAPPGEPRREHFDRLIRQSKLWCYAKGFNLDGKSLRQGGRTEPCKPPGPKRAESPGALANKAWRGSGSERNAKRGRLARAAEAERQPSSSLGRPRKTPRRKAKRGNAPCKRLAGAGLPPPRNSFSLMGSFPCIPSLVVGEDGDLCPASSLGGKNSWALSKTHPLWSWHLGGNAIPVPPSLKFRGCGLEDL; encoded by the coding sequence ATGTTCCTGACCTGCGAAGGGACCTTCGGAATTGTTCCAGCCACCATGGATTACAATGGGGGAGCCAGGCCGGGGGATTTTCACGCCGGCTACCAAGAAATCGAAGGGATAAACTTGGGATACTTACAGATCAATGGCACCCAGATGTTTGCTTTGGCCCAGGTCCTCAGCGACCTGTTTAAGGATATCCCCAGGACCACCATCAGCAAGAAGATGGAAACCTTAAAGATCAAGAGCCGACGCTGCGATCTCAAAGAGCTCCGGACCCTCAAAGCCATCCACTCGGTGCCCACCCGCGCCGTGAAATGCTCCCTCATCTCCAAGGCGGACCTGGAAGCTCTCTGCACCTCCTGCAAGAGCCTCAGTCcccggaggaggaagaggaagaggaagagcaagaggagggagcagctgctgctgccggacCCGGGGgggctcttcccctgcccccggccccagctgctgcagccctgcagagccggCGGCTGCTGCgctcccgccccccccggcccccccaagCCGCCCCCCGCTTTCCCTAAGCCGCGCTcggcgccggccccgctgctgcctcAGCCCTTCCACAGGGCCCTCCCCGCCTTCCCCAAACCCCTCCGGGGCCGGAGGGGCtgcgggctggcgggggggctCTTCGCCGGGGTCCTGGCCGGGTACCCCCGCGACCTGGCTCTGCTGCACCCCGCGGCCGCGCTCCCCTCCGCGCAGGTGGCCGCGCTGGCTCCGCGGGGCCGGTGCAAGGGGCTCTTCGCCCCGGAGAAGGGGTCGGCGGGGGGCAGGAAGGGTCGCCCCCCCGGCTCCAAGAGGCAGGGTACCTCCGCCGGCTACTCCAGCGACTCGGACTCCAGCCTGGACTTCGGGGGGTCCAGCCCCGCCACCTCCAGCGACtcctcggaggaggaggaggaggaggaggaagaggaggaggaaggggacacgTCGTGCAGCAGCGAGGAAGGCAGCTCCTCGGAGTCGGAGAGCAGCTCGCTGTGCAGCGGGGACTCGGTGCAGAGCACCCGGTACAGGCAGGCGGCTCTGCCCCGCTTCCAGACGCAGCCCCCCCGGGAGCCCCTGGGCGAGGAGCACCCAGCCGAGCCCCCCCCGAGCAAAGCCCTGCGCCCCGACCCCGACCTCCTCTTCCTCTCGCAGCAGCTCTGGGCCAGGACTTTGCGAGCATCAACTTTGGAAAGTTTGAGCCCGGTTCCAGCCCCGGGCTCGGGGGCCCAGGCGCTGCCGGAGCTGTACGCAAAGCAGGAggcctccctttccccttccccttcctcttcttcctcctcctcctcctcctcctcctctccccccccctccccgagcagcACCCCTGGGGGGAATCCGCAACAAAAGGAGGGCGGCTTTGGGGACGCGGAGCCCCGCGCCGAGGGGAAGGATTTGCACAAAGATGCCTCGAACAAAGGAGCCCCGGCGGGCCCCGGTGACCGGGGGGAGAGGCAAAGCGGGGCTTTAACCgggccggagccggccccgggctcggccccgcagcccccgaccCAGGAACTGGCGGGGGGCGTCGGGCCGGCCCCCCCCGGGGAACCCCGACGGGAACACTTCGACCGCCTGATCCGGCAATCCAAGCTGTGGTGTTACGCCAAAGGGTTCAACCTGGACGGGAAAAGTTTGCGCCAAGGGGGGAGGACGGAGCCCTGCAAACCCCCCGGCCCCAAACGAGCCGAGAGCCCCGGCGCCCTGGCGAACAAAGCCTGGAGAGGCAGCGGCTCGGAAAGGAATGCCAAGCGCGGACGCCTCGCCAGGGCCGCCGAGGCGGAAAGGCAGCCGAGCTCCTCGCTGGGGAGGCCGAGGAAGACTCCGCGGAGGAAGGCCAAAAGGGGAAACGCTCCCTGCAAACGCCTCGCCGGCGCCGGGCTCCCCCCGCCTCGCAattccttcagcctgatgggcAGCTTCCCCTGCATTCCCTCCCTGGTGGTGGGGGAAGATGGGGACCTGTGTCCCGCCTCCTCCCTGGGGGGCAAAAACTCCTGGGCCCTCTCCAAAACCCACCCTCTGTGGAGCTGGCACCTGGGGGGCAACGCcatccccgtgccccccagcctcAAATTCCGGGGCTGTGGCTTGGAGGATCTCTAA